From a single Miscanthus floridulus cultivar M001 chromosome 8, ASM1932011v1, whole genome shotgun sequence genomic region:
- the LOC136471393 gene encoding protein CYTOKININ-RESPONSIVE GATA TRANSCRIPTION FACTOR 1-like: protein MSTIYMSQLSTLPLMEMEGEQDQRLFPAPFHVRKDPPILFPFMITSPVDQLQGQSSYGDQHLRQHVLSESTQQFTDRMMMNRSEVFPTRPSPFRQTIQSIDGDMIQRSAYDPYDIENNKHIEGLRSGGWTVSSSPPAAKMKITRRKATSEYPEGGGGAARKPRRRPQAHQDDSQLLQHQQQAMGVVRVCSDCNTTKTPLWRSGPCGPKSLCNACGIRQRKARRAMAAAAAAAASDGGAPQAATQQPKPAKKEKRSDVDRSSLPFKKRCKMVVVDHAAGGAATEATTTTTPETAAPTKDQVDHHVSSDKQVNGHAATSLQSKIGATPPQAMSSFHAFPADEITDAAMLLMTLSCGLARPQLAMASS, encoded by the exons ATGTCTACCATCTACATGAGCCAACTGTCTACTCTCCCTCTAATGGAGATGGAGGGAGAGCAGGATCAGAGACTCTTTCCGGCGCCCTTCCATGTCCGAAAGGACCCTCCCATCTTGTTCCCGTTCATGATCACCAGCCCTGTGGATcagctccaagggcaaagcagCTATGGAGATCAGCACTTGAGGCAGCATGTTTTGTCTGAATCTACTCAACAG TTCACCGATCGGATGATGATGAACCGATCAGAAGTCTTCCCTACTAGGCCATCGCCGTTCCGGCAGACTATCCAAAGCATCGATGGTGACATGATCCAGCGATCTGCATATGATCCATATGATATAGAGAATAATAAGCACATCGAAGGATTGCGCAGCGGCGGCTGGACAGTGTCGTCGTCACCGCCAGCAGCAAAGATGAAGATCACGCGGAGGAAGGCAACGAGCGAGTATCCCGAGGGCGGTGGTGGGGCAGCAAGAAAGCCAAGGAGAAGACCACAAGCGCACCAAGATGACAGCCAGCTACTGCAGCATCAGCAGCAGGCTATGGGTGTCGTTAGAGTGTGCTCCGACTGCAACACCACAAAGACCCCCTTGTGGAGGAGTGGTCCTTGTGGCCCCAAG TCTCTTTGCAACGCATGTGGCATAAGGCAAAGGAAGGCGAGGCGGGCGATGGCGGCCGCCGCGGCAGCTGCTGCCAGCGACGGAGGCGCTCCACAAGCGGCCACCCAGCAGCCGAAGCCGGCCAAGAAGGAGAAGAGGTCGGACGTCGACCGGTCGTCGCTGCCGTTCAAGAAGCGGTGCAAGATGGTAGTTGTCGATCACGCTGCTGGTGGTGCAGCCACTgaagcgacgacgacgacgacgccagaAACCGCTGCTCCGACCAAGGATCAGGTGGATCATCACGTCTCCAGTGACAAGCAGGTTAATGGCCATGCCGCGACGAGTCTTCAGAGCAAGATCGGCGCCACTCCtccccaggcgatgtcgtcgttTCATGCCTTCCCGGCTGACGAGATCACTGACGCCGCCATGCTGCTCATGACCCTGTCCTGTGGGCTCGCTCGTCCGCAGCTAGCCATGgcttctagctag